From the genome of Deinococcus aerolatus:
CCTGAACGAAGGCTGGTTCGAGTCCCCGGTTCCCGTCGTGACCATCCCAGGTACAGAAGATACGGAAAAGTTCGTGCTGCTCCACGGCCACTACGATTCCTGGGACTACGGCATCGGTGACAACGCGGTGGGCGACGCGACCTTGCTGGAGATCGCGCGGGTGCTGTGGGCCAACAGGGACAACCTGCGGCGCAGCGTCAAGATCGCGTGGTGGCCGGGGCACTCCACCGGGCGCTACGCCGGCAGCACCTGGTACTCGGACGCTTTCGGGCTGGAACTCGATGAGCACTGCATCGCACAGGTCAACTGTGATTCCCCTGGCTGCCGCTGGGCCACCGAGTACCAGGACGTGAGCCTGATGCCCGAAACCGAGCGCTTCGCCGCCGAACTGATCCGCGACGTGACCGGCAAGGAGCTGCGCGCCGAGCGGCCCCATCAGGCTGGAGACTACTCGTTCAACAACATCGGCCTCAGCGGGTACTTCATGCTGCTGTCCACCATGCCTGACGAGCTGCGCGCTGAGAAGGACTATTACGCCGTGGGGGGTTGCGGCGGCAACATCGCCTGGCACACCGAGGACGACCTGCTGGAGATCGCGGACCGCGACATCCTGCTCAAGGACATCCGCATCTATCTGCTGGCCGCCATGCGAACCGCCAACAGCACCGTGATTCCTTTTGATTTCACGCTCACGCTGGATGATTTCCGCGTCACCGTCGAGCGCTACCAGGCGGCGGCGGGTGACCACTTCAGCTTCGAGCCGCTGCGCGCAGAGATCGCCCGCCTGCGTTCCGCCGTGGTGCAGCTTGGAGCGCAGGCCGACAGCCTGAAAGATCAGCCGCTCAACTCGGCCAGCGTGCGCGCCATCAACGAGGCCCAGATGTGCCTGGCCCGTCAACTGGTGCGGGTGAACTTCACGCGTGAGGCGGCTTTCTTCCACGATCCCGCCGAGTCGATCCCGCCGCTTCCGGACCTGGCCGTGGCCGAGGACCTGCCCCACGCCTCCCCTGAGCGCATCGGCTTTTACCGCACCCACCTGATGCGCGGCCAGAACCGGGTGATGGCCGCCCTGCGCGAGGCGCACACCGCGGTGGAACGCGCACTGGCCTTACCAGTCCCGGGCTGAAGCACCGGCTTCTTGCTCAGCACACGTCCAGCCGAAAGCAAGTTCTTCCTCGCCCCTCATTGATATGGAAAGGAGAACCCCATGCCCAAGCGTCTGTTCAGCGTCGGCCTTCTCACGCTCGGTTTCACCCTGGCCTTAGGCAGTGCCCAGGCACAAAGTGGCATCTTGAAGTTGCCCCTGATCAACGACCCGATCATGAATCCGGTGATCGCCCCTGATCTGGGATCGGTCCTGATCAACAAGGTCATCTTTCCCGGACTGGTGCGCCCCAACGAGGACCTGTTGCCCGAACCCGACCTCGCCAAGTCGTGGACCATCACCAACGGCGGTCTAGTGTACACCTTCAACCTGCGGAGCGATGTGAAATGGCACGACGGCAAGCCGTTCACCGCCGCCGACGTGGTGTTCACCTTCAAGGCGGCCACCGATCCCAAGTCCGGGTCCCGGCTGGTCTCCGATTTTTCCTCGATCAAGGATATCGTGGCGGTCAACCCCACCACGGTCAGGTTCACTCTTTCGCGTCCCTTCGCGCCGTTCCTGACACTGCTGGGCCACAACGCGGGCATCCTGCCCAAGCATCTGCTGGACGGCAAGCCTCTGAACGACGCTACAGCTTTCAACCGCTCCACACCCATCGGCACCGGGCCCTTCAAGGTGACGCGGGTGGTCCCGGGGGCCAGCATCACTCTGGAAGCCAATAAGGACTACTACGGCAACAAGCCCAAGCTGGCCGGCATGGTTTTCAAGGTGGTCCCCGACATCAACGCGCAGGTGGCCCAACTGCGGTCCGGTGAACTCGACTGGGTGAACGTCGAGCCCAACAGCCTGACCAGCCTGCAAAACGACCCCAACATCACGCTGAAGCAGGCCAACGCGGTGCAGCACTTCCTGGTCTTCTTCAACCAGAAAAACCCGCTGTTTGCTCCGGCCAAGGTGCGTGAGTCCATGCAGTACGCGGTCAACCGCAAGGCCATCATCGACGGCGTGCTCAAGGGCTACGCCGACTACCCCACCGGCACGCTGCCCACCGCACTGAAAAAGTACTACGACAAGACCATCAAGCCGATTCAGTACGATCCCGCCCGCGCCAAGGCGCTGCTGGCCCAGGCAGGCTGGAAGCCGGACGCCAAGGGGCAACTGGTGAATGCCAAGGGCGAGCCGTTCAAGTTCACCCTGATCGTCGACCGCGGCAACCCCAGCCGCGAACAGGCAGCGTTGGCGGTGCAGCAGGACCTGAAGAAGATCGGGATGGACGTGACGCTGCAGCCGCTGGAATTTGCCACGCTGGTGCGCGACTATCTGATCCCCGGCAAATACGACGCCAACCTGATCTGGTGGACCACGCCACCTGACCCGGACCAGTACGCCTACTACGCCACTGGCCAGGACAACAACAACGCCTTCTTCTCCAACCCCAGGGCCGACGAACTGCTCAAGCGAGGGCGCGAGACGGCGAATGTGGCGCTGCGTCAGCAGATCTACAACAGCTTTCAGCGCCTGGAAATGACCGATCCGCCCGTGCTGGTGCTGTACTACCCCAAGGAGCTGCAGGCCCTTCGCAAGAACCTGGGTGGTGTGCCGGACCTGGGCATCCGCGACGCGCTGCGCCACAGCGAGGACTTCCAGTTGAGGTAGGGGGGTGCAGCACCGCCGCCGGACGCCACGAAACTTCTTGAAGGAGGGAAGATGACGCTTTCATACCTGATCAGGCGGGTGTTTCATGCCCTGATCGTGCTGGTCATGGTCGGCATCATCACCTTCTTCGTGGTGCGTCTCGCTCCCGGTGGGCCGTCACTGCTGGCCGATCCCAAGCTGTCCGCTGTGGAGCGCCAGGCCATCGAGGAGCGGCTGGGCCTGAACGATCCGCTGCCCATCCAGTTCACCAAGTGGGCGGGTCAGACAGCGCGCGGCAACCTGGGCAACAGCTTCCTGTACGGCGCGCCCACCACCGACATCATCATGACCCGGCTGCCCAACACCCTGATTCTGGCGGGAACCTCGCTGCTGCTCACGCTGGTGGTGGCGCTGCCCCTGGGCCTGGCCAGCGGCCTGCGCCCCGGCAGCGCCTTTGACCGGATCACGAGTACCGTCAGCCTGGTTTTCGTGGCGGTGCCGGTGTTCTGGTTCGGCTTGCTGCTGATCATCCTGTTCGCGGTGACCTGGCGGCTCCTGCCTGCGGGCGGCATGAATACCGCCGGCCAGGAGGGTAACCTCGGCGATCTGCTGCGACACCTGATTCTGCCCGCCGTGGTGCTGTCGGCCGCCAGCATCGCCGAGATCCTGCGCTACACCCGCTCCAGCACGCGCACCGTCAGCACCCAGGACTATGTGCGGACCGCACGCGCCAAGGGGGTGGGGCAATGGGCTCTGCGATACCGCCACGTTCTGCGCAACGCCGCCATTCCGATTCTGACGGCCGTGGGCCTGCAGTTGCCGCGCCTGATCGGGGGCGCGGCCATCACCGAGACCATCTTCGGCTGGCCGGGCATGGGCCGCCTGAGCGTGGAAGCCGCGCTGGGGCGCGACTACCCGCTGATCATGGGCATCACGCTGTTCGTGGCCCTGGCCGTGGTGACGTTCAATCTGCTGATCGACCTGATGTACCCCTGGCTCGACCCACGCGTGCGGGCGGAGGCCTGATGGTGCAGCCGGCCCTGGCCCTCTCCCCTGCCCGCCGCAGCGTCCAGAAACTGCGGCGCAATCCCACCGCCGTGGGGTCTCTGGCGGTGCTGCTGCTGATCGTCGCCTTCGCGCTGCTGGGGCCGCTGGTCTACCGCGCGTCGCCGGAGGCCATCGACTTTTCCCGGCAGTTTGCCGGACCAAGCTGGGACCATCCCCTGGGAACCGACGAAAACGGCCGTGACGTGCTGATTCGCCTGATGCTGGGCGGACGGGTGTCGCTGGCGGTAGGTTTCTTTGCGGTAGCCGTTTCACTGGTGTTCGGCGTGTTGATCGGTGGGCTGTCCGGATTCTTCCGGGGGGCCACGGACGCCGTTCTCATGCGCCTGACCGACGGCATGCTGGCGATTCCAGGTTTTTTTATCAGCCTGCTGGCCCTGACCTTTTTCGGGGCAGGGCTGATCCAGCTGGTGCTGGTTATCGGGCTGACCTCCTGGATGGGGCTGGCACGGCTGGTGCGCGGCGAGGTGCTGCGTGAGCGCGAGGAACTCAGCGTGGAGGCGGCGCGCGCGCTGGGCGCGTCCGAGCTGCGGGTGCTGTGGCGCCATGTGCTGCCACAGGTGTACCCCACCATGATCGTCAACGCCACCATCGGCATCTCGTTCGCCATCCTGACCGAGTCGGCGCTGTCTTTTCTGGGGGTGGGCATTCAGCCGCCGGATGCCAGCTG
Proteins encoded in this window:
- a CDS encoding M28 family peptidase; amino-acid sequence: MISSAEQAILDAVNLDTPWELIERFTTLKREDPEDVKQAAALIAERLAQHGVPVDIHHPELFLSIPRSASVTIGDTTLFAKAMAMSAVFPEGLSAPLVYQPSGYALDADDLFSRQAAVDEMDVRGKIVVSEGFGMPGKVSDLERRGALAVIAINPGKRAHWGVCTTIWGSPDLYDLPRKPGVAVVNVNAEDGQRLIEWARAGGEVTLKTDLNEGWFESPVPVVTIPGTEDTEKFVLLHGHYDSWDYGIGDNAVGDATLLEIARVLWANRDNLRRSVKIAWWPGHSTGRYAGSTWYSDAFGLELDEHCIAQVNCDSPGCRWATEYQDVSLMPETERFAAELIRDVTGKELRAERPHQAGDYSFNNIGLSGYFMLLSTMPDELRAEKDYYAVGGCGGNIAWHTEDDLLEIADRDILLKDIRIYLLAAMRTANSTVIPFDFTLTLDDFRVTVERYQAAAGDHFSFEPLRAEIARLRSAVVQLGAQADSLKDQPLNSASVRAINEAQMCLARQLVRVNFTREAAFFHDPAESIPPLPDLAVAEDLPHASPERIGFYRTHLMRGQNRVMAALREAHTAVERALALPVPG
- a CDS encoding ABC transporter substrate-binding protein, with the translated sequence MPKRLFSVGLLTLGFTLALGSAQAQSGILKLPLINDPIMNPVIAPDLGSVLINKVIFPGLVRPNEDLLPEPDLAKSWTITNGGLVYTFNLRSDVKWHDGKPFTAADVVFTFKAATDPKSGSRLVSDFSSIKDIVAVNPTTVRFTLSRPFAPFLTLLGHNAGILPKHLLDGKPLNDATAFNRSTPIGTGPFKVTRVVPGASITLEANKDYYGNKPKLAGMVFKVVPDINAQVAQLRSGELDWVNVEPNSLTSLQNDPNITLKQANAVQHFLVFFNQKNPLFAPAKVRESMQYAVNRKAIIDGVLKGYADYPTGTLPTALKKYYDKTIKPIQYDPARAKALLAQAGWKPDAKGQLVNAKGEPFKFTLIVDRGNPSREQAALAVQQDLKKIGMDVTLQPLEFATLVRDYLIPGKYDANLIWWTTPPDPDQYAYYATGQDNNNAFFSNPRADELLKRGRETANVALRQQIYNSFQRLEMTDPPVLVLYYPKELQALRKNLGGVPDLGIRDALRHSEDFQLR
- a CDS encoding ABC transporter permease encodes the protein MTLSYLIRRVFHALIVLVMVGIITFFVVRLAPGGPSLLADPKLSAVERQAIEERLGLNDPLPIQFTKWAGQTARGNLGNSFLYGAPTTDIIMTRLPNTLILAGTSLLLTLVVALPLGLASGLRPGSAFDRITSTVSLVFVAVPVFWFGLLLIILFAVTWRLLPAGGMNTAGQEGNLGDLLRHLILPAVVLSAASIAEILRYTRSSTRTVSTQDYVRTARAKGVGQWALRYRHVLRNAAIPILTAVGLQLPRLIGGAAITETIFGWPGMGRLSVEAALGRDYPLIMGITLFVALAVVTFNLLIDLMYPWLDPRVRAEA
- a CDS encoding ABC transporter permease yields the protein MVQPALALSPARRSVQKLRRNPTAVGSLAVLLLIVAFALLGPLVYRASPEAIDFSRQFAGPSWDHPLGTDENGRDVLIRLMLGGRVSLAVGFFAVAVSLVFGVLIGGLSGFFRGATDAVLMRLTDGMLAIPGFFISLLALTFFGAGLIQLVLVIGLTSWMGLARLVRGEVLREREELSVEAARALGASELRVLWRHVLPQVYPTMIVNATIGISFAILTESALSFLGVGIQPPDASWGNMLTGAQNYMYSSPWLAVYPGALILITVVAFNLLGDGLRDASDPQGR